A single Pseudomonas brassicacearum DNA region contains:
- the dgoD gene encoding galactonate dehydratase yields the protein MKITKLTTFIVPPRWCFLKVETDEGVTGWGEPVVEGRAHTVAAAVEELSDYLIGKDPRNIEDIWTVLYRGGFYRGGAIHMSALAGIDQALWDIKGKALGVSVSDLLGGQVRDKIRVYSWIGGDRPADTARAAKEAVARGFTAVKMNGTEELQFLDTYEKVDLALANVAAVRDAVGPNVGIGVDFHGRVHKPMAKVLMKELDPYKLMFIEEPVLSENYEALKELAPLTSTPIALGERLFSRWDFKRVLSEGYVDIIQPDASHAGGITETRKIANMAEAYDVALALHCPLGPIALAACLQLDAVCYNAFIQEQSLGIHYNESNDLLDYIKDPQVFDYDKGFVKIPNGPGLGIEINEEYVIERAAIGHRWRNPIWRHADGSFAEW from the coding sequence ATGAAAATCACCAAACTGACCACGTTTATCGTTCCGCCGCGCTGGTGCTTCCTCAAGGTCGAGACCGACGAGGGCGTGACCGGTTGGGGCGAGCCCGTGGTCGAGGGCCGTGCCCACACGGTGGCGGCGGCTGTCGAGGAATTGTCCGACTACCTGATCGGCAAAGACCCACGCAATATCGAGGACATCTGGACCGTGCTCTATCGCGGCGGCTTCTACCGCGGCGGGGCCATTCACATGAGTGCCCTGGCCGGTATCGACCAGGCGTTGTGGGACATCAAGGGCAAGGCCCTGGGTGTGTCGGTCAGCGACCTGCTGGGCGGCCAGGTGCGCGACAAGATTCGAGTGTATTCGTGGATCGGCGGCGACCGGCCGGCAGACACCGCTCGCGCGGCGAAAGAAGCCGTGGCGCGGGGCTTCACGGCGGTGAAGATGAACGGCACCGAAGAGCTGCAGTTTCTCGACACCTATGAAAAAGTCGACCTGGCCCTGGCCAACGTCGCGGCGGTGCGCGACGCAGTGGGGCCAAACGTCGGCATTGGCGTGGACTTCCACGGCCGGGTGCACAAGCCGATGGCCAAGGTCCTGATGAAGGAACTCGACCCCTACAAGCTGATGTTCATCGAAGAGCCGGTGCTCAGCGAAAACTACGAAGCCCTCAAGGAATTGGCGCCGCTGACCAGCACCCCGATTGCCCTGGGCGAGCGGTTGTTCTCGCGCTGGGACTTCAAGCGTGTACTCAGCGAAGGCTACGTGGACATCATCCAGCCGGATGCGTCCCACGCCGGCGGTATCACCGAAACCCGCAAGATCGCCAACATGGCCGAGGCCTACGACGTGGCGCTGGCGCTGCACTGCCCGCTGGGCCCCATCGCCCTGGCAGCGTGCCTGCAACTGGATGCGGTCTGCTACAACGCGTTCATCCAGGAGCAGAGCCTGGGGATCCACTACAACGAGAGCAACGATTTGCTGGATTACATCAAGGATCCGCAGGTGTTCGACTACGACAAGGGCTTTGTGAAGATCCCGAATGGCCCGGGCCTGGGCATCGAGATCAACGAAGAGTACGTCATCGAACGCGCGGCCATCGGCCACCGCTGGCGCAACCCGATCTGGCGCCATGCCGATGGCAGTTTTGCCGAGTGGTGA
- a CDS encoding electron transfer flavoprotein subunit beta/FixA family protein, whose amino-acid sequence MKVLVAVKRVVDYNVKVRVKADNSGVDLANVKMSMNPFCEIAVEEAVRLKEKGVATEIVVVSIGPTTAQEQLRTALALGADRAILVESAEDLTSLAVAKLLKAVVDKEQPSLVILGKQAIDSDNNQTGQMLAALSGYGQGTFASKVEVSGDSVAVTREIDGGAQTVSLKLPAIVTTDLRLNEPRYASLPNIMKAKKKPLEVLTPDALGVSTASTNKTLKVEAPAARSAGIKVKSVAELVEKLKNEAKVI is encoded by the coding sequence ATGAAGGTTCTTGTAGCTGTCAAACGAGTGGTCGACTATAACGTCAAGGTTCGCGTCAAGGCGGACAACTCCGGCGTCGACCTCGCCAACGTCAAGATGTCGATGAACCCTTTCTGCGAAATCGCCGTAGAAGAAGCCGTGCGCCTGAAGGAAAAAGGCGTGGCGACTGAGATCGTCGTCGTCTCCATCGGCCCGACCACCGCCCAGGAACAACTGCGCACCGCGCTGGCACTGGGTGCCGATCGCGCCATCCTCGTCGAATCCGCCGAAGACCTGACCTCCCTGGCCGTGGCCAAGCTGCTCAAGGCCGTAGTCGACAAGGAACAGCCATCGCTGGTGATCCTCGGCAAGCAGGCCATCGACAGCGACAACAACCAGACCGGCCAGATGCTCGCGGCATTGAGCGGCTACGGTCAGGGCACCTTCGCGTCCAAGGTCGAAGTGTCCGGCGACAGCGTTGCCGTGACCCGCGAGATCGACGGCGGCGCGCAGACCGTTTCCCTGAAACTGCCAGCGATCGTCACCACCGACCTGCGTTTGAACGAGCCGCGTTATGCGTCGCTGCCAAACATCATGAAAGCCAAGAAGAAGCCGCTTGAAGTGCTGACGCCTGACGCTTTGGGCGTTTCCACCGCCTCCACCAACAAGACCCTCAAGGTCGAAGCGCCGGCTGCACGCAGCGCGGGCATCAAGGTCAAGTCGGTGGCTGAACTGGTCGAGAAACTGAAAAACGAAGCGAAGGTAATCTGA
- a CDS encoding IclR family transcriptional regulator: MQQDDPKITKDAAPTGTQTLLRGLGVVQAVASGARDLKEIARLIGTTRSTTHRLASCLVDERYLRVMPQVGYLLGPKLIELGFQAREELPLVSLAGPYLDELSALTGDTVHLAIREGDEVLYLLKNPGRNGPEMRSRVGHRMPLARTGIGKALMLDDTQEQWKRLYEISLPAGGKNQFWPQHQEQSWEQFQQRMVEYVAGGYAFDLEDNEPSIRCVAAPIRDAGKRIVAGISIASTVPYMPLEKMAELIPLVKGVTARLSAELGAKV; the protein is encoded by the coding sequence ATGCAGCAAGACGATCCAAAAATCACCAAGGACGCCGCGCCCACAGGCACGCAGACATTGTTGCGTGGTCTGGGTGTGGTCCAGGCGGTCGCCAGCGGCGCCCGCGACTTGAAGGAAATCGCCCGGCTGATCGGCACCACCCGCAGCACCACCCATCGCCTGGCCAGTTGCCTGGTGGACGAACGTTATCTGCGCGTGATGCCGCAAGTGGGCTACCTGCTGGGGCCGAAATTGATCGAGCTGGGCTTTCAGGCCCGGGAAGAGTTGCCATTGGTGAGCCTGGCGGGGCCGTATCTGGACGAGCTGTCGGCGCTCACCGGGGACACCGTTCACCTGGCGATTCGCGAAGGTGACGAAGTCTTGTATCTGTTGAAGAACCCAGGGCGCAACGGCCCGGAAATGCGCTCGCGCGTAGGCCATCGCATGCCGTTGGCGCGCACCGGGATCGGCAAGGCGCTGATGCTCGATGACACTCAGGAACAATGGAAGCGGCTGTATGAAATCAGCCTGCCAGCCGGTGGGAAGAATCAGTTCTGGCCCCAGCATCAAGAGCAATCCTGGGAGCAGTTCCAGCAACGGATGGTTGAATATGTGGCGGGGGGTTATGCCTTCGACCTGGAGGACAACGAGCCGTCGATTCGCTGTGTAGCGGCGCCGATCCGTGACGCCGGCAAGCGCATCGTCGCCGGTATCAGTATCGCCAGCACCGTGCCGTACATGCCGCTGGAAAAGATGGCCGAGCTGATTCCCCTGGTCAAAGGGGTCACAGCCCGGCTGTCGGCGGAACTGGGCGCCAAGGTTTGA
- a CDS encoding OmpA family protein — protein MKHSHVLGGLVLAGLASLYGCAGQRSEAALEQASTDFQKVKEDANVLRAAPRDVIRAGESLARADRLSSYWGSGEDVQHYAYLSQRYSAIAREHSNQVLNEERAAKLELERQRLQLALRESKLLSVQQQGKWLEEQIMAMATTQTDRGLVMTLGDVLFDTGEAELKSSANRVVLKIVQFLQLNPKRVVRIEGYTDSTGGKQENLKLSRDRAQAVADVLVDLGIDEKRIQVEGYGDQYPVDVNASERGRAQNRRVEIVFSDEKGQLGAAR, from the coding sequence ATGAAGCACTCCCACGTATTGGGCGGCCTGGTCCTCGCCGGCCTGGCCAGCTTGTATGGCTGCGCCGGCCAGCGCAGTGAAGCGGCGCTGGAGCAGGCCAGCACCGACTTCCAGAAGGTCAAGGAAGACGCCAACGTCTTGCGTGCCGCGCCCCGGGACGTGATCCGCGCTGGCGAATCCCTGGCCCGTGCCGATCGTTTGTCCAGCTATTGGGGCAGCGGCGAAGATGTGCAGCATTACGCCTACCTGAGCCAGCGCTACAGTGCGATCGCCCGGGAGCACAGCAACCAGGTGCTCAACGAAGAACGCGCGGCGAAACTCGAACTGGAACGCCAGCGACTGCAACTGGCCCTGCGTGAATCCAAATTGCTGAGCGTGCAGCAGCAGGGCAAATGGCTTGAAGAACAGATCATGGCGATGGCGACCACACAAACCGATCGCGGTTTGGTGATGACCTTGGGTGACGTGCTGTTCGACACCGGCGAAGCGGAACTGAAGAGTTCGGCCAACCGGGTCGTGCTCAAGATCGTGCAGTTCCTGCAGCTCAACCCCAAGCGCGTGGTCCGTATCGAGGGGTACACCGATAGCACCGGCGGCAAGCAGGAAAACCTCAAGCTGTCTCGCGACCGCGCGCAAGCGGTGGCGGATGTGCTGGTGGACCTGGGGATAGACGAAAAACGTATCCAGGTCGAAGGCTACGGTGATCAATACCCGGTAGACGTCAACGCCTCCGAGCGTGGCCGGGCACAGAACCGTCGCGTTGAAATTGTGTTCTCCGACGAAAAAGGCCAGCTCGGCGCCGCCCGCTGA
- a CDS encoding MFS transporter, with translation MQAHTLSAQASLVTPSRKRFFIMVLLFITVVINYLDRSNLSIAAPALTSDLGIDPIHVGLIFSAFGWTYAAMQIPGGWLVDRVPPRILYSVALLLWSVATVMLGFAASFIALFVLRMAVGALEAPAYPINSRVVTTWFPERERATAIGFYTSGQFVGLAFLTPVLAWLQHTFGWHMVFVATGAVGILWAAIWYAVYREPRDFKGANAAEIELIREGGGLVDIQADTAKAKAKFSWTDLGTVLTQRKLWGIYLGQFCLNSTLWFFLTWFPTYLVKYRGMDFIKSGLLASLPFLAAFVGVLCSGFFSDWLIRRGATVGFARKLPIIGGLLISTSIIGANFVESTPLVIAFLALAFFGNGLASITWSLVSTLAPARLLGLTGGVFNLIGNLAAIATPIVIGFLASGDSFAPAITYIAVLALAGALSYILLVGKVERIEL, from the coding sequence ATGCAAGCGCACACCCTGAGCGCGCAGGCGTCGTTGGTGACGCCCAGCCGCAAGCGTTTTTTCATCATGGTCCTGCTGTTCATCACCGTGGTGATCAATTACCTGGACCGCAGCAACCTCTCGATCGCCGCCCCGGCATTGACCAGCGACCTGGGCATCGATCCGATCCACGTCGGGCTGATTTTCTCGGCATTCGGCTGGACCTACGCCGCCATGCAGATCCCCGGTGGCTGGCTGGTGGACCGGGTGCCGCCGCGCATTCTGTACAGCGTGGCACTGCTGTTGTGGTCGGTGGCCACGGTGATGCTGGGTTTTGCCGCCAGTTTCATCGCGTTGTTCGTGCTGCGCATGGCGGTCGGTGCCCTGGAAGCACCGGCTTATCCGATCAACAGCCGCGTGGTCACCACCTGGTTTCCTGAGCGCGAGCGGGCCACGGCCATCGGTTTCTACACCTCCGGGCAGTTTGTCGGGCTGGCTTTCCTGACCCCGGTATTGGCCTGGCTGCAACACACCTTCGGTTGGCACATGGTGTTTGTCGCCACGGGCGCGGTGGGCATTCTCTGGGCGGCGATCTGGTACGCGGTGTATCGCGAGCCACGGGATTTCAAAGGCGCCAACGCCGCCGAAATCGAACTGATCCGCGAAGGCGGCGGGTTGGTGGATATCCAGGCCGATACCGCCAAGGCCAAGGCGAAATTCAGCTGGACCGACCTGGGGACTGTCCTGACCCAGCGCAAGTTATGGGGCATTTACCTGGGGCAGTTCTGCCTCAACTCCACGCTGTGGTTTTTCCTGACGTGGTTCCCGACCTACCTGGTGAAATATCGCGGCATGGACTTCATCAAGTCCGGCCTGCTGGCGTCGTTGCCGTTCCTCGCGGCGTTTGTCGGCGTGCTGTGCTCCGGGTTCTTCTCCGACTGGTTGATTCGGCGCGGCGCCACCGTGGGGTTTGCGCGCAAGCTGCCGATCATTGGCGGGTTGCTGATCTCGACCTCGATCATCGGCGCCAACTTTGTCGAGTCGACGCCGCTGGTGATCGCCTTCCTGGCCCTGGCGTTCTTCGGCAATGGCCTGGCGTCGATCACCTGGTCGCTGGTCTCCACCTTGGCGCCGGCGCGGTTGCTCGGGCTGACGGGAGGGGTGTTCAACCTCATCGGCAACCTGGCGGCCATCGCCACGCCGATCGTCATAGGCTTTCTCGCCAGCGGCGATTCGTTTGCCCCGGCCATCACCTATATCGCTGTTCTGGCACTGGCTGGCGCGCTGTCCTACATTCTGCTGGTCGGGAAGGTCGAGCGCATCGAGTTGTAG
- a CDS encoding substrate-binding periplasmic protein — MDLSRLAGWSLLWTLALVPGLSVAAGKCERLIATGSPDAPPYLWQDPQDPKHLIGAGADLLAHVAQELGIKIELLYAGKRAQALDEVRSGRMDLLTDAPLTTSGLEVMDYVHPPLLENDHLVWTRKDSTLVINQPTDLHGHPGALSEKARMTQGFGVFAEQQLSLVRTPNLTQAFQKLLLGEVEYVLAGRYSGLAMAQTLGMANDLQAAPQPVDKPGLFLAISHNSACNDPWLRGQLAQKMTELAASGLVEAVLQRNLERWNTQLQPSVSAPKQ; from the coding sequence ATGGATCTGAGCCGTTTGGCTGGCTGGTCGTTGCTGTGGACGTTGGCGCTCGTGCCAGGCCTGTCTGTCGCCGCCGGCAAATGTGAACGACTGATCGCCACCGGCAGCCCGGATGCGCCGCCCTATCTCTGGCAGGACCCTCAGGACCCCAAGCACTTGATTGGCGCCGGTGCCGACCTGCTGGCGCACGTCGCGCAAGAACTGGGGATCAAGATCGAACTGCTGTATGCCGGCAAGCGCGCTCAGGCGTTGGACGAAGTGCGCAGTGGTCGCATGGACCTGCTCACCGACGCTCCGTTGACGACCAGCGGGCTTGAAGTGATGGATTACGTTCATCCGCCCTTGCTCGAAAACGATCACCTGGTCTGGACCCGCAAGGACTCGACGCTGGTCATCAACCAGCCCACAGACCTTCACGGTCATCCCGGGGCCTTGTCGGAAAAGGCCCGAATGACCCAGGGATTCGGCGTCTTTGCCGAGCAGCAATTGTCCCTGGTGCGCACGCCCAACCTGACCCAGGCCTTTCAGAAACTGCTGCTGGGCGAGGTGGAATATGTCCTGGCGGGGCGCTACTCGGGCCTGGCAATGGCGCAGACACTGGGGATGGCCAACGACCTGCAAGCCGCACCGCAACCGGTGGACAAACCCGGGCTGTTTCTCGCGATTTCCCATAACTCCGCCTGCAATGACCCATGGTTACGCGGACAGCTGGCGCAAAAGATGACAGAATTGGCCGCGTCCGGCCTGGTGGAGGCTGTGTTGCAACGCAATCTCGAGCGTTGGAATACACAGTTGCAGCCATCTGTCAGCGCCCCAAAACAGTAG
- a CDS encoding electron transfer flavoprotein subunit alpha/FixB family protein produces MTILVIAEHDNKALAPATLNTVAAAAKIGGDIHVLVAGQGAGAVAEAAAKIAGVAKVLSADNAAYAHQLPENVAPLVAELGKGYSHILAAATSNGKNILPRVAAALDVDQISEIISVESADTFKRPIYAGNAIATVQSSAAVKVITVRATGFDPVAAEGGSAAVEAVGATHDAGISSFVNEELAKSDRPELTAAKIVVSGGRGMQNGDNFKHLYALADKLGAAVGASRAAVDAGFVPNDMQVGQTGKIVAPQLYIAVGISGAIQHLAGMKDSKVIVAINKDEEAPIFQVADYGLVADLFEAIPELEKLV; encoded by the coding sequence ATGACTATCTTGGTAATCGCCGAACACGATAACAAGGCGCTGGCTCCGGCTACGCTGAACACCGTTGCTGCTGCCGCTAAAATCGGTGGCGATATTCACGTGCTGGTGGCTGGCCAGGGCGCTGGCGCCGTGGCTGAAGCCGCTGCGAAAATCGCTGGCGTGGCCAAAGTGCTGTCGGCTGACAACGCCGCCTACGCTCACCAACTGCCGGAAAACGTCGCGCCACTGGTAGCCGAGCTGGGCAAGGGCTACAGCCACATCCTGGCTGCAGCCACCTCCAACGGCAAGAACATCCTGCCGCGCGTGGCCGCTGCACTGGACGTCGACCAGATCTCCGAAATTATCTCGGTAGAAAGCGCCGATACCTTCAAGCGTCCGATCTACGCCGGCAACGCCATTGCCACCGTGCAATCGAGCGCTGCGGTCAAGGTCATCACCGTCCGCGCCACCGGTTTCGACCCGGTTGCCGCAGAAGGTGGTTCGGCTGCTGTTGAAGCGGTAGGCGCTACCCACGACGCCGGCATCTCCAGCTTCGTCAACGAAGAACTGGCCAAGTCCGATCGTCCTGAACTGACCGCCGCCAAGATCGTCGTTTCCGGCGGCCGTGGCATGCAGAACGGTGACAACTTCAAGCACCTGTACGCCCTTGCCGACAAGCTGGGTGCCGCCGTCGGCGCCTCCCGCGCCGCGGTCGACGCTGGTTTCGTACCCAACGACATGCAGGTCGGCCAGACCGGCAAGATCGTTGCGCCACAGCTGTACATCGCCGTCGGTATCTCCGGCGCGATCCAGCACCTGGCCGGCATGAAAGACTCCAAGGTGATCGTTGCGATCAACAAGGATGAAGAAGCGCCGATCTTCCAGGTGGCCGACTACGGCCTTGTCGCGGACTTGTTCGAAGCCATCCCTGAGCTGGAGAAGCTGGTCTAA
- a CDS encoding AraC family transcriptional regulator, with translation MLLTRHLDANATLVSLIEPLATRDGFVPTRLPGVQALRASQDVARGPQLYEPSLVIIAQGSKLAYLGPRTMEYGAGHYLIQALPVPFECETYAMPNAPLLGVSVAIDRAMLGELVLAMGLVPGRSLAPQTPESMTCAVLDDAMRGCVERLLRCLHDPLECQVMGQARLRELLFVALRGPQADVLRALVEQQGQFARIAAALSHLHAHFTEPLNVETLASCANMSASTFHEHFKRSTLLSPVQYLKRLRLLKAQRLLLIEGMGVAQVAHQVGYQSSSQFSREYKRYFERNPGEERAA, from the coding sequence ATGTTGTTGACCCGTCATCTCGATGCCAACGCCACGCTGGTTTCACTGATAGAACCCCTGGCGACCCGCGACGGTTTCGTCCCTACGCGACTGCCCGGCGTGCAAGCGCTTCGCGCCAGCCAGGACGTCGCCCGTGGTCCGCAGCTCTACGAGCCGAGTCTGGTGATCATCGCCCAGGGCAGCAAGTTGGCGTACCTGGGGCCGCGCACTATGGAATATGGTGCCGGGCACTATCTGATCCAGGCCTTGCCGGTGCCGTTCGAATGCGAAACCTACGCCATGCCCAATGCTCCGCTGCTTGGAGTTTCCGTTGCGATCGATCGGGCGATGTTGGGGGAACTGGTGCTGGCCATGGGGCTGGTGCCGGGGCGGAGCCTGGCGCCCCAGACACCGGAATCGATGACCTGCGCCGTGCTCGATGACGCCATGCGTGGGTGTGTCGAACGCTTGCTGCGCTGCCTGCACGATCCACTGGAATGCCAGGTCATGGGCCAGGCGCGGCTGCGGGAGTTGCTGTTCGTCGCGTTGCGCGGGCCCCAGGCCGATGTGCTGCGGGCGCTGGTGGAGCAGCAAGGCCAGTTCGCCCGGATTGCCGCGGCCCTGAGCCATTTGCATGCGCACTTCACCGAGCCGCTGAACGTCGAGACCTTGGCCAGTTGCGCGAACATGAGCGCTTCGACCTTCCACGAGCATTTCAAGCGCAGCACCTTGCTGTCGCCCGTGCAGTACCTCAAGCGCTTGCGCTTGCTCAAGGCCCAACGGCTGCTGCTCATCGAGGGCATGGGCGTGGCCCAGGTCGCCCACCAGGTGGGGTATCAGAGCTCGTCGCAGTTCAGTCGGGAGTACAAGCGCTACTTCGAGCGCAACCCCGGGGAAGAGCGCGCTGCCTGA
- a CDS encoding NAD(P)-dependent alcohol dehydrogenase, which produces MYTAIGYAAQSATTPLAPMKFERRSPRADDVAIDILYCGVCHSDIHQARNEWGIAVYPLMPGHEIIGKVTAVGANVTRYKAGDLVGVGCMVDSCRECEACRADLEQYCFEGMTQTYASPDRVSGGHTMGGYSNSIVVSEHFVLRIPAALDPASAAPLLCAGITTYSPLKHYGVKAGDKVGVLGMGGLGHMGIKFAKAMGAEVTLFTRSASKAEEARRQGADHVIVSTDTEQMAAAAGRFHFLLDTIPVQHDLNPYLDTLRFDGVHIIVGLVEPVEPPVHAAKLIMGRRVLAGSLIGGVAETQEVLDFCAEHHISCDIEMLDIRQINEAYSRMIAGDVKYRFVIDMATLKA; this is translated from the coding sequence ATGTACACAGCCATCGGATATGCCGCTCAATCGGCCACCACTCCCCTCGCCCCCATGAAGTTCGAGCGTCGCAGCCCGCGAGCCGACGATGTGGCGATCGACATTCTCTACTGCGGCGTCTGCCATTCCGACATCCACCAGGCCCGCAATGAATGGGGCATCGCCGTTTACCCGCTGATGCCCGGCCATGAAATCATCGGCAAAGTCACCGCCGTCGGTGCGAATGTCACCCGCTATAAAGCAGGCGACCTGGTCGGTGTGGGCTGCATGGTCGACTCCTGCCGCGAGTGCGAAGCCTGCCGCGCTGACTTGGAACAATACTGTTTCGAAGGCATGACCCAGACCTACGCCAGCCCGGACCGCGTGAGTGGCGGCCACACCATGGGCGGTTACTCCAACAGCATAGTAGTCAGCGAGCACTTTGTGCTGCGCATTCCGGCAGCACTCGACCCGGCCAGCGCCGCGCCACTTCTCTGCGCCGGCATCACCACCTACTCGCCCCTCAAGCACTACGGCGTGAAGGCTGGCGACAAGGTTGGCGTGCTGGGCATGGGCGGCCTGGGCCACATGGGCATCAAGTTCGCCAAGGCCATGGGCGCAGAAGTGACGTTGTTCACCCGCTCGGCGAGCAAGGCTGAAGAAGCCCGTCGCCAGGGCGCGGACCATGTGATCGTGTCCACCGACACCGAACAGATGGCCGCCGCAGCCGGACGATTCCACTTCCTGCTGGACACCATTCCGGTGCAGCACGACCTCAATCCCTACCTCGACACGCTGCGCTTCGACGGCGTACACATCATCGTAGGCCTGGTCGAACCGGTCGAACCGCCTGTACATGCGGCAAAACTGATCATGGGTCGCCGTGTCCTGGCCGGCTCGCTGATCGGCGGTGTCGCGGAAACCCAAGAGGTGCTGGATTTCTGCGCCGAACACCACATCAGCTGCGACATTGAAATGCTCGACATCCGCCAGATCAACGAGGCCTACAGCCGCATGATCGCCGGGGATGTGAAGTACCGCTTCGTCATCGACATGGCCACGCTCAAGGCCTGA
- a CDS encoding electron transfer flavoprotein-ubiquinone oxidoreductase yields the protein MEREYMEFDVVIVGAGPAGLSAACRLKQKAAEAGKEISVCVVEKGSEVGAHILSGAVFEPRALNELFPDWKELGAPLNTPVVRDDIYVLRNAEAASKIPDFFVPKTMHNEGNYIISLGNLCRWLAQQAENLGVEIYPGFAAQEALFDENGVVRGIITGDLGVDREGNPKEGLYTPGMELRGKYTLFAEGCRGHIGKQLIKRFNLDSEADAQHYGIGLKEIWEIDPAKHQPGLVVHTAGWPLDIMGTENTGGSFLYHLENNQVVVGLIVDLSYSNTFLSPFDEFQRLKHHPVLKQYLEGGKRVSYGARAICKGGLNSLPKMVFKGGALIGCDLGTLNFAKIKGSHTAMKSGMLAAEAVADRLFAESEGGDELTAYVDSFKNSWLYEELFASRNFGPAIHKYGAIIGGGFNWIDQNIFGGKIPLTLHDTKPDYACLKLAADCKKIDYPKPDGKISFDKLSSVFISGTNHEEEQPCHLKLTDPSIPISKNLPLYDEPAQRYCPAGVYEVVTKEDGEKRFQINAQNCVHCKTCDIKDPSQNITWVSPEGAGGPTYPNM from the coding sequence GTGGAACGCGAATACATGGAATTCGACGTGGTCATCGTCGGCGCCGGCCCCGCTGGCCTGTCTGCCGCTTGCCGACTGAAACAGAAGGCCGCCGAAGCCGGTAAGGAAATCAGCGTCTGCGTGGTCGAAAAAGGCTCCGAGGTCGGTGCACACATCCTCTCCGGTGCGGTGTTCGAGCCCCGCGCCCTGAACGAATTGTTCCCGGACTGGAAAGAACTCGGCGCCCCGTTGAACACGCCTGTAGTGCGCGATGACATTTATGTCCTGAGAAACGCCGAGGCCGCGAGCAAAATCCCTGACTTCTTCGTGCCCAAGACCATGCACAACGAAGGCAACTATATTATTTCCCTGGGCAACCTGTGCCGCTGGCTGGCCCAGCAGGCCGAGAACCTGGGCGTGGAAATCTACCCGGGTTTCGCCGCCCAGGAAGCGTTGTTCGACGAGAACGGCGTGGTGCGCGGGATCATCACCGGCGACCTGGGTGTCGACCGCGAAGGCAACCCGAAGGAAGGCCTCTATACCCCTGGCATGGAACTGCGTGGCAAATACACGCTGTTCGCCGAAGGCTGCCGTGGCCACATCGGCAAGCAACTGATCAAGCGCTTTAACCTGGACAGCGAGGCCGACGCCCAGCACTACGGCATCGGCCTGAAGGAAATCTGGGAAATCGACCCGGCCAAGCATCAACCCGGCCTGGTGGTGCACACCGCCGGCTGGCCGCTGGACATCATGGGCACCGAGAACACCGGCGGTTCCTTCCTCTATCACCTGGAAAACAACCAGGTGGTGGTCGGCCTGATCGTCGACCTGTCCTACAGCAACACGTTCCTGTCGCCGTTCGACGAGTTCCAGCGCCTCAAGCATCACCCAGTGCTCAAGCAGTACCTGGAAGGTGGCAAGCGTGTCAGCTATGGCGCCCGAGCCATCTGCAAGGGCGGCCTGAATTCGCTGCCGAAAATGGTCTTCAAGGGCGGCGCGCTGATCGGTTGCGACCTCGGCACCCTGAACTTCGCCAAGATCAAGGGCAGCCACACGGCCATGAAGTCCGGCATGCTCGCTGCCGAGGCCGTGGCCGATCGTCTGTTTGCCGAGTCCGAAGGCGGTGATGAACTGACCGCCTACGTCGACAGCTTCAAGAACAGCTGGCTGTATGAAGAGCTGTTCGCCAGCCGCAACTTCGGCCCGGCGATCCACAAATACGGCGCCATCATCGGCGGCGGTTTCAACTGGATCGACCAGAACATCTTTGGCGGCAAAATACCGCTCACCCTGCACGACACCAAGCCCGACTACGCCTGCCTCAAGCTGGCAGCCGATTGCAAGAAAATCGACTACCCGAAACCGGACGGCAAGATCAGCTTCGACAAACTCAGCTCGGTGTTCATCTCCGGTACCAACCACGAAGAAGAACAGCCCTGCCACCTGAAGCTGACCGACCCGAGCATCCCGATCAGCAAGAACCTGCCGCTGTACGACGAACCGGCCCAGCGCTACTGCCCGGCCGGCGTGTACGAAGTGGTGACCAAGGAAGACGGTGAGAAACGCTTCCAGATCAACGCCCAGAACTGCGTGCACTGCAAGACCTGTGACATCAAGGACCCTTCGCAGAACATCACTTGGGTGTCACCGGAAGGCGCTGGCGGACCGACTTACCCGAACATGTAA
- a CDS encoding DUF4398 domain-containing protein encodes MTIRPLFAALAVLALAGCAADPAPNEQIRLTEQALEQARAVGATADEVPELKLAEEKFARAKSNMADESYKKARMRAEQAELDARLAEAKVLTLKSQEQLNVLDTRIKRLRKQLREDAQ; translated from the coding sequence GTGACTATTCGACCTCTTTTCGCTGCCCTGGCCGTTCTGGCTCTGGCGGGTTGCGCAGCCGATCCAGCGCCGAATGAACAGATCCGCCTGACCGAACAGGCACTGGAGCAAGCCCGGGCCGTTGGCGCCACTGCCGACGAAGTGCCCGAATTGAAACTGGCTGAAGAAAAATTCGCCCGCGCCAAATCCAACATGGCCGACGAATCCTACAAGAAGGCGCGCATGCGGGCCGAACAGGCCGAACTGGACGCCCGCCTGGCCGAAGCGAAGGTGCTGACCCTCAAGAGCCAGGAGCAACTGAACGTGCTCGACACCCGCATCAAGCGCTTGCGCAAACAGTTGCGGGAGGATGCCCAATGA